A stretch of the Malus sylvestris chromosome 10, drMalSylv7.2, whole genome shotgun sequence genome encodes the following:
- the LOC126585055 gene encoding uncharacterized protein LOC126585055 — translation MDEKADNKTGEIEEAGPKSDGSSPNPNPNPKTARTKVPEVEVCLYRQGKGPIDTFKSGLGGWDQNQLEVGDILDKYGFKSLYAFNTESGRGVPIRFNPRNGRSMLPYRDGATVHIDGEPKDSMIQPVTKILIGVAFMTILITLVLRDPPQWIQKLNITGGNFPPWIIALVIIVFTRMRKRTRDLLKKFGW, via the exons atggACGAGAAAGCCGACAACAAAACCGGGGAAATAGAGGAAGCGGGTCCAAAATCCGACGGGTCTTCTCCGAACCCGAATCCGAATCCCAAAACTGCGAGGACGAAGGTTCCAGAAGTGGAAGTCTGCCTGTATCGACAAGGGAAAGGCCCGATCGACACGTTCAAGTCGGGTCTGGGAGGTTGGGACCAGAACCAGTTGGAGGTCGGAGACATTCTCGACAAGTATGGATTCAAATCGCTTTACGCTTTCAATACCGAATCGGGTCGCGGGGTTCCGATCCGGTTTAACCCTAGAAACGGCAGGTCTATGCTGCCGTATAGAGATGGAGCCACGGTCCACATCGACGGAGAGCCTAAG GATTCTATGATCCAACCGGTGACGAAAATCTTAATTGGAGTAGCTTTTATGACCATCCTGATAACCTTGGTTTTGAGGGATCCTCCGCAGTGGATCCAGAAATTAAACATTACTGGAGGTAACTTCCCTCCATGGATCATCGCTCTCGTGATCATAGTTTTTACTCGAATGAGAAAGAGAACCAGGGATTTGCTGAAAAAGTTTGGTTGGTGA